From a region of the Deltaproteobacteria bacterium genome:
- a CDS encoding PAS domain S-box protein, producing MYTTRSRGQTPPLGHDPAASLRLLTTVLGTVFVAEAAVMVLLWVLLPPVPEWARTVLDASLLTLVSAPILWRVIIRPLRLLAATERGRAEAVLAAAADGIIITDEKGLIESFNPAAERLFGYPAHEVLGYNVNLLIPSPHKEAHDGYIAKYLHSGERRGVCLRREVIGQRQDGTLVALELSVSDSRSGDRCLFTAIARDIAERKHTEEVLRESEERYRMLAENNYDLVCQIDVAGRYLWVNNNYTTMLGYQPDELLGRNALEFINPDDLPAVLAEAQKPVARWEYRFRHRDGSWHWMESVGKPYRSAVGQDAAVIISRDVSERKRTEDVLRSSEEHFRSLVENTRDLIVILNRDGTPRYHSPSIERVLGYKPDELNAQNTFEWVHPDDRAKVVDLFARGIQTPGTTASVEYRFRHKDGSWRVLEAIGTNLIDHPVVAGVVFNSRDITERRQMEAELEQAKEAAEAATRAKSEFLANMSHEIRTPLNGVIGMTELALDTPLSPEQREYLEMAKSSADTLMTVINDILDFSKIEAGKLDLEQVGFGLRAYLGRTLKMLAVRAQQKGLGLGCQVALGVPDDLVGDPGRLGQIVFNLVGNAIKFTERGEIAVRVEEEGRTDTAVCLHFTVSDTGVGIPADKQGVIFKAFEQGDGSMARRYGGTGLGLAICSNLVRLMGGRLWVESEAGRGSAFHFTASFGVQPAAARAPAAAVCGLPPATRQRTRPLHVLLAEDNVVNQRLVSRLLEKRGHTVTVAGNGREALALSEQISFDLVLMDVQMPEMDGCEATAAIRRREQSDDRQSEIRNRAACPLLP from the coding sequence ATGTACACGACGCGATCCCGCGGCCAGACGCCGCCACTTGGACACGATCCGGCAGCGTCGCTGCGCCTGCTCACCACCGTGTTGGGGACGGTCTTTGTCGCGGAGGCGGCCGTTATGGTGCTGCTGTGGGTGCTGCTGCCACCGGTGCCGGAGTGGGCTCGCACGGTACTCGACGCCAGCCTGCTAACCCTGGTGAGCGCCCCGATTCTGTGGCGGGTCATCATCCGCCCATTGCGGTTGCTGGCGGCGACGGAACGGGGGCGAGCCGAGGCCGTGCTGGCGGCGGCCGCCGACGGCATCATTATCACCGACGAGAAGGGGCTGATCGAGTCGTTCAATCCTGCCGCCGAGCGGTTGTTCGGCTACCCGGCCCACGAGGTGCTCGGATACAACGTGAACCTCCTCATCCCCTCGCCGCACAAAGAGGCCCACGACGGCTACATCGCGAAGTACCTTCACAGCGGCGAGCGGCGCGGCGTCTGCCTGCGCCGTGAGGTCATCGGGCAGCGCCAAGACGGCACTTTGGTTGCGCTGGAGCTGAGTGTCAGCGACAGCCGTTCGGGCGACCGCTGCTTGTTCACCGCCATCGCCCGCGACATCGCCGAGCGCAAGCATACCGAGGAAGTGCTGCGGGAGAGCGAAGAGCGCTACCGCATGCTGGCCGAGAACAACTACGACCTCGTCTGCCAGATTGACGTGGCTGGCCGCTATCTGTGGGTGAATAACAACTACACTACGATGCTGGGATACCAGCCGGACGAGCTGCTTGGCCGTAACGCCCTGGAGTTCATCAACCCTGACGATCTCCCAGCGGTGCTGGCCGAAGCCCAGAAGCCGGTGGCCAGGTGGGAATACCGCTTTCGGCACCGGGACGGCTCGTGGCACTGGATGGAAAGCGTGGGCAAGCCGTACCGCAGCGCCGTGGGGCAGGATGCGGCGGTGATAATCTCGCGCGACGTCAGCGAGCGCAAACGGACGGAGGACGTGCTGCGGTCAAGCGAGGAGCACTTCCGCTCACTGGTGGAAAACACGCGCGACCTGATTGTGATCCTGAACCGCGACGGCACCCCGCGCTATCACAGTCCCTCGATCGAACGCGTTCTCGGATACAAGCCGGACGAACTCAACGCCCAGAACACCTTCGAGTGGGTTCACCCCGATGATCGCGCGAAGGTGGTGGACCTCTTTGCGCGCGGCATCCAAACTCCCGGAACCACCGCGTCCGTCGAGTACCGCTTCCGCCACAAGGACGGCTCGTGGCGCGTCCTGGAGGCCATCGGCACGAATCTCATTGATCACCCGGTCGTTGCCGGCGTTGTCTTCAACTCCCGCGACATCACCGAGCGCCGGCAGATGGAGGCCGAGCTGGAGCAGGCCAAGGAGGCGGCCGAGGCGGCGACGCGCGCCAAGAGCGAGTTTCTCGCCAACATGAGCCACGAAATCCGCACGCCCCTGAACGGCGTCATCGGCATGACCGAGCTTGCGCTCGATACTCCGCTGTCCCCCGAGCAACGGGAATACCTCGAAATGGCCAAGTCGTCAGCCGACACCTTGATGACCGTGATCAATGACATCTTGGACTTCTCCAAGATCGAGGCCGGCAAGCTCGACTTGGAGCAGGTCGGCTTCGGCTTGCGTGCCTACCTCGGCAGAACGCTGAAGATGCTCGCCGTGCGGGCGCAGCAGAAGGGGCTAGGGCTGGGCTGCCAAGTTGCCCTCGGGGTGCCGGACGATCTTGTGGGTGATCCTGGCCGTCTCGGCCAGATCGTCTTCAACCTGGTCGGCAACGCCATCAAGTTCACCGAACGCGGTGAGATTGCCGTTCGGGTCGAGGAGGAGGGGCGGACTGACACAGCCGTCTGCCTGCACTTCACCGTAAGCGATACTGGCGTCGGCATTCCTGCCGACAAACAAGGAGTGATCTTCAAGGCCTTTGAGCAAGGTGACGGCTCGATGGCCCGCAGGTACGGCGGCACCGGGCTGGGCTTGGCCATTTGCTCGAATCTCGTCCGTTTGATGGGGGGGCGCCTCTGGGTCGAGAGCGAGGCCGGTCGCGGCAGCGCCTTCCACTTTACCGCGAGCTTTGGGGTGCAGCCGGCGGCGGCGCGCGCTCCCGCTGCGGCTGTTTGCGGCCTACCACCCGCGACCCGCCAACGCACGCGCCCGCTGCATGTTCTGCTGGCCGAAGACAACGTCGTGAATCAGCGGCTGGTGTCGCGCCTGCTGGAGAAGCGCGGCCACACCGTCACCGTAGCCGGCAATGGCCGCGAGGCACTGGCTTTGTCGGAGCAGATCTCTTTCGACCTCGTCCTAATGGATGTGCAGATGCCCGAGATGGACGGCTGCGAAGCCACCGCCGCGATCCGCCGCCGCGAGCAGTCCGACGATCGGCAATCCGAAATCCGCAATCGCGCCGCTTGCCCATTGTTGCCATGA